A single window of Microbispora hainanensis DNA harbors:
- a CDS encoding NAD-dependent protein deacetylase, whose translation MTVAHDAGIAERLGLLTDLVADGEVVILSGAGLSTESGIPDYRGETGRRRRAEPMTYQTFVSSAPARRRYWARSHLGWRHIVDAAPNAGHRAVAELQRRGLVAGVITQNVDGLHQAAGAREVVELHGSLHRVRCLGCGQRSSREALDRRLRAANPGWQASSEMINPDGDAVLDADEIETFRTVDCGGCGGVLKPDVVFFGENVPPSRVKECYALTERAGLLLVLGSSLTVMSGYRFVRRAAARSIPVAIINQGPTRGDGEALMTFDAPLGTTLTTLLRNLS comes from the coding sequence GTGACTGTGGCACACGACGCGGGTATTGCCGAGCGGTTGGGACTGCTGACCGATCTCGTGGCCGACGGCGAGGTGGTGATCCTCAGCGGGGCCGGTCTGTCGACCGAGTCGGGGATCCCGGACTACCGCGGTGAGACCGGGCGCAGGCGCAGGGCCGAGCCGATGACCTACCAGACGTTCGTGAGCAGCGCCCCCGCCCGCAGGCGTTATTGGGCACGCAGCCACCTGGGGTGGCGTCACATCGTGGACGCCGCGCCCAACGCCGGGCACCGGGCGGTCGCCGAGCTGCAGCGTCGCGGCCTGGTCGCGGGGGTCATCACGCAGAACGTCGACGGCCTGCACCAGGCGGCGGGCGCGCGCGAGGTCGTCGAACTGCACGGCAGCCTGCACCGGGTGCGCTGCCTGGGCTGCGGCCAGCGCAGCTCGCGGGAGGCGCTCGACCGGCGCCTGCGGGCCGCCAACCCCGGCTGGCAGGCCAGCTCGGAGATGATCAACCCGGACGGCGACGCCGTCCTGGACGCGGACGAGATCGAGACGTTCCGCACCGTGGACTGCGGGGGCTGCGGCGGCGTGCTCAAGCCCGACGTGGTGTTCTTCGGCGAGAACGTGCCGCCGTCACGGGTCAAGGAGTGCTACGCGCTGACCGAGCGGGCCGGTCTGCTGCTCGTCCTGGGATCCTCGCTGACCGTCATGTCGGGTTACCGGTTCGTCCGGCGCGCCGCCGCCCGTTCGATTCCCGTCGCGATCATCAACCAGGGGCCGACCCGGGGCGACGGGGAGGCGCTGATGACCTTCGACGCCCCGCTCGGCACGACCCTCACCACCCTCCTGCGCAACCTCTCCTAG
- a CDS encoding YceI family protein — protein MSSGTDIPGPFRGNAHEMDVEAGTYALGPRSGRLLVLTGRAGLGAKAGHDLTIEVTRWRGEAVVTPDDPAGCRVTLEAEVASMRVREGTGGVKPLTDSDRVEIEKNMREKVLKADRHPLVTFRSTRVEGDPDAFHIDGDLTIAGVTRPVTVYGAIEEGRARGRATVVQSEWGIRPYTAFFGALKLRDEVEVIFDVRLGEGRG, from the coding sequence ATGTCATCCGGCACCGACATCCCCGGCCCGTTCCGTGGGAATGCCCACGAAATGGACGTCGAGGCGGGCACGTACGCGTTGGGGCCGAGGTCCGGCCGGCTCCTGGTCCTCACCGGGCGCGCCGGGCTGGGCGCCAAGGCCGGGCACGATCTGACGATCGAGGTGACCCGGTGGCGGGGCGAGGCCGTGGTGACGCCGGACGACCCGGCGGGCTGCCGGGTGACGCTGGAGGCCGAGGTGGCCTCGATGCGGGTCAGGGAGGGCACGGGCGGGGTCAAGCCGCTCACCGACTCCGACCGGGTAGAGATCGAGAAGAACATGCGCGAGAAGGTCCTCAAGGCGGATCGACACCCTCTGGTCACGTTCCGCTCGACCCGCGTCGAGGGGGATCCCGACGCGTTCCACATCGACGGGGATCTGACCATCGCAGGCGTCACGCGGCCGGTCACGGTGTACGGCGCGATCGAGGAGGGACGGGCCCGCGGCCGGGCCACCGTTGTGCAGTCCGAGTGGGGCATCCGCCCCTACACCGCGTTTTTCGGAGCGCTCAAGCTGCGCGACGAGGTCGAGGTCATCTTCGACGTACGGCTGGGGGAGGGGCGGGGCTGA
- the cobJ gene encoding precorrin-3B C(17)-methyltransferase — translation MTVIGLVTATKAGRAAAALLERAWPHTRSYPVADLARAWRECDRIVCFLATGATVRLIAPLLGGKHEDPGVVCVDEARRFAVALIGGHGDGHSGGSNRLAHEVADVLGATPVVTTATDATGTGALDTLGLPVEGDVAAVTRALLDGEGVTLTADATWPLPPLPVVAAETPRPPCVVVTDRLVEPPRPAVVVRPPSLVVGVGASRGVAAEEVLALIREALADAGLSPRSVVRLATADVKADEAGIVEAARTLGVPLVTHPAERLARVEVPHPSEVVRRAVGTPSVAEAAALAGGGELVVPKRRSAMATAAVARLRPRGRLAIVGLGPGARDLMTPRAVAEVRRCGYLVGLDQYVDQIRDLLRPGTRVIASGLGAEEERARTAVRLAREGHAVALVGSGDAGVYAMAAPALEFADDTFDVVSVPGVTAMLAAGALLGAPLGHDHCAISLSDLHTPWEAIERRVRAAADADLVVAFYNPRSRGRDRQLPRALEILAERRGPGTPAGVVTDATRPGESVTLTTLGRLDVSAVTMRSLVIVGATSSRVVAGRFVTPRGYAWQPSPT, via the coding sequence ATGACGGTCATCGGACTGGTCACCGCGACCAAGGCGGGCCGGGCCGCCGCCGCGCTGCTGGAGCGGGCGTGGCCGCACACTCGGTCGTATCCGGTGGCCGACCTGGCGCGGGCCTGGCGCGAATGCGACCGCATCGTGTGCTTCCTCGCGACCGGCGCCACCGTACGGCTGATCGCCCCGCTGCTGGGCGGCAAGCACGAGGACCCCGGGGTGGTCTGCGTGGACGAGGCGCGCCGCTTCGCCGTGGCCCTGATCGGGGGTCATGGCGACGGTCATAGTGGGGGTTCCAACCGGCTCGCGCACGAGGTCGCCGACGTGCTCGGCGCGACTCCCGTCGTCACCACCGCGACCGACGCCACCGGGACGGGCGCGCTCGACACGCTCGGCCTGCCGGTCGAGGGCGACGTGGCGGCCGTGACCCGTGCGCTCCTCGATGGTGAGGGCGTGACGCTCACCGCCGACGCCACCTGGCCGCTGCCGCCCCTGCCCGTCGTCGCGGCGGAGACGCCGCGTCCGCCGTGTGTCGTGGTCACCGACCGGCTCGTGGAACCGCCCCGCCCGGCCGTCGTCGTCCGGCCGCCGAGCCTCGTCGTCGGCGTCGGCGCGAGCCGGGGCGTCGCCGCCGAGGAGGTCCTCGCGCTCATCCGTGAGGCGCTCGCCGATGCCGGGCTGTCGCCCCGCTCGGTCGTCCGCCTGGCCACCGCCGACGTGAAGGCGGACGAGGCCGGGATCGTCGAGGCCGCCCGCACGCTCGGCGTGCCGCTCGTCACCCACCCCGCCGAGCGGCTCGCCCGGGTCGAGGTGCCGCACCCCAGCGAGGTCGTCCGCCGGGCGGTCGGCACCCCCAGCGTGGCGGAGGCCGCCGCGCTCGCCGGCGGCGGCGAGCTCGTGGTGCCCAAGCGCAGGTCGGCGATGGCGACCGCGGCCGTCGCACGGCTGCGGCCCCGCGGCAGGCTCGCGATCGTCGGCCTCGGCCCCGGCGCCCGCGACCTGATGACCCCGCGCGCCGTCGCCGAAGTGCGCCGCTGTGGCTACCTCGTCGGCCTCGACCAGTACGTCGACCAGATCCGCGACCTGCTGCGCCCCGGCACGCGTGTCATCGCGTCGGGCCTCGGCGCGGAGGAGGAACGCGCCCGCACCGCCGTACGGCTGGCCCGCGAGGGGCACGCGGTCGCGCTCGTCGGCAGCGGCGATGCGGGCGTCTACGCGATGGCCGCGCCGGCACTCGAATTCGCCGACGACACCTTCGATGTGGTGAGTGTGCCGGGGGTGACGGCCATGCTCGCCGCCGGCGCGCTGCTCGGCGCGCCGCTCGGCCACGACCACTGCGCGATCAGCCTGTCCGACCTGCACACCCCATGGGAGGCGATCGAACGGCGTGTGCGGGCGGCGGCCGACGCCGACCTCGTCGTGGCCTTCTACAACCCCCGCTCGCGCGGGCGCGACCGGCAGCTTCCCCGGGCGCTGGAGATCCTCGCCGAACGGCGCGGGCCCGGCACCCCGGCGGGAGTGGTGACCGACGCGACCCGCCCCGGGGAGAGCGTCACGCTGACCACGCTCGGCCGGCTCGACGTGTCCGCCGTGACCATGCGCAGTCTCGTGATCGTCGGCGCCACGTCCAGCAGGGTCGTGGCGGGCCGCTTCGTGACGCCGAGGGGGTACGCGTGGCAGCCCTCGCCTACCTAG
- a CDS encoding sirohydrochlorin chelatase: MTGSPALLLVGHGTRDPAGVRGFHLLVEEVAALSPVPVAGGFIELSYPPLREAVATLTRAGHTRLGVVPLVLVAAGHAKGDVPAALRREALRHPGLGYAYGRPLGPHPTLLQLLDERLDAVLDPSERPETTVVLVGRGSSDPDANAEHVKVARLLWEGRGLAGVEPAFISLADPGVPAALERARLLGARRIVVLPYFLFSGVLPDRTAEQAREWAAAHPEVEVRCADVIGPAPALAGLVLERYHEALRGDIRMNCDTCLYRVPLPGHEHRVGAAQHPHHHPDDPAHVHA; this comes from the coding sequence ATGACCGGCTCGCCGGCGCTGCTCCTCGTCGGCCACGGCACGCGGGACCCGGCCGGAGTCCGCGGCTTCCACCTGCTGGTCGAGGAGGTGGCCGCCCTGTCCCCCGTCCCGGTCGCCGGCGGGTTCATCGAACTGTCCTACCCGCCGCTGCGTGAGGCGGTCGCGACGCTGACCAGGGCCGGGCACACGAGGCTCGGCGTGGTTCCGCTCGTGCTGGTCGCGGCCGGGCACGCCAAGGGCGACGTGCCCGCCGCGCTGCGCCGGGAGGCGCTCCGCCACCCCGGCCTCGGCTACGCGTACGGCAGGCCGCTCGGGCCGCACCCCACCCTGCTCCAGTTGCTCGACGAGCGGCTCGACGCGGTGCTCGACCCGTCCGAGCGCCCGGAGACCACCGTCGTGCTCGTCGGCCGCGGCTCCTCCGACCCCGACGCGAACGCCGAACACGTCAAGGTGGCCCGGCTGCTGTGGGAGGGACGCGGCCTGGCCGGAGTCGAGCCCGCGTTCATCAGCCTCGCCGATCCCGGCGTGCCGGCCGCGCTCGAACGGGCCCGGCTGCTCGGCGCCCGCCGGATCGTCGTCCTGCCCTACTTCCTGTTCAGCGGCGTGCTCCCGGACCGTACGGCCGAGCAGGCACGGGAGTGGGCCGCGGCGCACCCCGAGGTCGAGGTGCGCTGCGCCGACGTGATCGGGCCCGCGCCCGCGCTGGCCGGCCTCGTGCTGGAGCGCTACCACGAGGCGCTGCGCGGCGACATCCGGATGAACTGCGACACCTGTCTCTACCGGGTGCCGTTGCCGGGCCACGAGCACCGGGTGGGCGCCGCCCAGCACCCGCACCACCATCCCGATGACCCGGCGCACGTGCACGCCTAG
- a CDS encoding 4Fe-4S binding protein, with product MAALAYLVTEACAGCGACLLTCPEHAIRPSGRPGDRPGDRPDSRPGASLVVLDSRCTRCGECAEVCPVDAVLEVRA from the coding sequence GTGGCAGCCCTCGCCTACCTAGTAACCGAGGCGTGCGCCGGATGCGGCGCCTGCCTGCTCACCTGTCCCGAGCACGCGATCCGTCCCAGTGGCCGGCCCGGTGATCGGCCCGGTGATCGGCCCGACAGCCGGCCCGGCGCTTCGCTCGTCGTGCTCGACAGCCGGTGCACCCGCTGCGGCGAGTGCGCCGAGGTATGCCCCGTCGACGCCGTACTGGAGGTGCGGGCGTGA
- a CDS encoding precorrin-8X methylmutase, with the protein MRIVHPIEARSYEILRSRADTSGLPPLTRAVTERVIHASADLGYLADLVVSAEEDLRRAADALRAGAPVVTDVEMVAAGITAVAPVCHVRRAVARDGLTRSAAAVHLAYDEVGPGAVWAVGNAPTALEEILRLGVRPALVVGLPVGFVGAAESKAALRASGLPAVSNRGEKGGSAVAAAAVNALLYASEDREDPL; encoded by the coding sequence ATGAGGATCGTGCACCCCATCGAGGCGAGGTCGTACGAGATCCTGCGCTCCCGGGCCGACACCTCCGGGCTGCCGCCGCTGACCCGCGCCGTGACCGAGCGGGTCATCCACGCGAGCGCCGACCTCGGCTACCTGGCCGACCTCGTCGTCTCCGCCGAGGAGGACCTGCGGCGGGCCGCGGACGCCCTGCGCGCCGGCGCCCCCGTGGTCACCGACGTCGAGATGGTCGCGGCCGGGATCACCGCCGTCGCCCCCGTCTGCCACGTACGCCGGGCCGTCGCGCGGGACGGCCTGACCCGCAGCGCCGCCGCCGTCCACCTGGCGTACGACGAGGTGGGCCCGGGGGCGGTGTGGGCCGTGGGCAACGCTCCCACCGCGCTGGAGGAGATCCTGCGCCTCGGCGTCCGCCCCGCGCTCGTCGTCGGCCTGCCCGTCGGGTTCGTCGGCGCGGCCGAGAGCAAGGCCGCCCTGCGCGCGTCGGGACTGCCCGCGGTCAGCAACCGCGGCGAGAAGGGCGGTTCGGCGGTCGCCGCCGCCGCCGTCAACGCACTTCTGTACGCCTCAGAAGATCGGGAGGATCCACTATGA
- the cbiE gene encoding precorrin-6y C5,15-methyltransferase (decarboxylating) subunit CbiE, with product MVTRMVTRVVTVIGVDGRPLASWAAARLAEATLVAGAARHLDALSIPRQAERVVLGNVTAGVRALAGHDGPAVVLASGDPGFFGLVRLLREHGLDVEVAPAVSSVAAAFGLAGLNWDDAVVVSAHGRDPRRAVNACRALAKVAVLTAPGAGPAEIGAALRGWPRRLLVAERLGAADQRVTPCTPEEAAGREWAGPSVVLCLADGPSPRGWAAPPNPAPERWGLPEERFEHRDGMITKAEVRALALAHLGPRVGDLVWDLGCGSGSVAVEAARFGAAVVAVDRDPAQCDRTRRNAAAYGVEVRVVHGAAPGCLAGLPAPDAVFVGGGGPGVVSHVAALGARAVVVALAAVDRLPAVRDALATASYEVGGVSLAASRFGALPDGATRLVAANPVFLVWGHR from the coding sequence ATGGTGACGCGGATGGTGACGCGGGTGGTGACCGTCATCGGCGTCGACGGACGGCCGCTCGCCTCCTGGGCGGCCGCGCGGCTGGCCGAGGCGACGCTGGTCGCCGGCGCCGCCCGTCACCTGGACGCGCTGTCCATCCCCCGGCAGGCGGAGCGCGTCGTGCTGGGGAACGTCACGGCGGGCGTGCGGGCCCTCGCGGGCCACGACGGCCCGGCCGTCGTGCTCGCCTCGGGCGACCCCGGGTTCTTCGGCCTCGTCCGCCTGCTGCGCGAGCACGGCCTGGACGTCGAGGTCGCGCCCGCCGTCTCCTCGGTCGCGGCGGCCTTCGGCCTGGCCGGGCTGAACTGGGACGACGCCGTCGTGGTGAGCGCGCACGGGCGCGACCCCCGCCGGGCGGTCAACGCCTGCCGGGCGCTGGCGAAGGTCGCCGTGCTCACCGCCCCCGGCGCGGGTCCCGCCGAGATCGGCGCGGCGCTGCGCGGCTGGCCGCGCCGTCTCCTGGTCGCCGAACGCCTCGGGGCCGCCGATCAGCGGGTCACCCCGTGCACGCCCGAGGAGGCCGCCGGGAGGGAGTGGGCCGGCCCCAGCGTGGTGCTGTGCCTGGCGGACGGCCCGTCTCCGCGTGGCTGGGCCGCGCCGCCGAACCCGGCTCCGGAACGGTGGGGCCTGCCCGAGGAGCGCTTCGAGCACCGCGACGGCATGATCACCAAGGCGGAGGTGCGGGCGCTGGCCCTCGCGCATCTCGGTCCCCGCGTGGGCGACCTGGTGTGGGATCTCGGCTGCGGCAGTGGTTCCGTGGCCGTCGAGGCGGCCCGTTTCGGCGCCGCCGTCGTCGCCGTCGACCGCGATCCCGCCCAGTGCGACCGCACCCGCCGCAACGCCGCCGCGTACGGCGTCGAGGTGCGGGTGGTGCACGGCGCGGCCCCCGGCTGCCTGGCCGGGCTCCCCGCCCCGGACGCCGTGTTCGTGGGCGGCGGCGGGCCGGGCGTGGTGAGCCACGTGGCGGCCCTCGGCGCGCGGGCCGTGGTCGTCGCGCTCGCCGCCGTCGACCGGCTGCCCGCCGTACGCGACGCGCTGGCCACGGCGTCGTACGAGGTCGGGGGCGTGTCGCTGGCGGCGAGCAGGTTCGGCGCGCTGCCGGACGGCGCGACCAGGCTCGTGGCCGCCAATCCCGTCTTTCTCGTGTGGGGGCATCGATGA
- a CDS encoding HoxN/HupN/NixA family nickel/cobalt transporter: MSVETHSVETHSVESHGAWTPRERARIGGIVAVVAALHIAGWALYLYYANGLAGAGAFAGAGTLAYSLGVRHAFDADHIAAIDDTTRLMMQRGRRPVGVGFFFALGHSTVVLVLAMIVAAAAGAAAAGDGVEELRHVGGLVSQVVAMSFLLLVAVLNALVLAGVIGLWRRMTRGTLDRNELEVLLLNRGLLNRMLGRRARGLIRSSWHMYPVGILFGLGLETASEVTLLALSAGTAAQGGLPALAVLTLPLLFAAGMTACDTADSLLMSRAYSWAHRSPARRLYYNAATTGMTVVVAAFIASVYLAGLLTEAAGTGGLGGLRGPLAAYASLAEHFEMLGYVIVAAFAVVWAGAAIVWRLSGLGRRYAE, from the coding sequence GTGAGTGTCGAAACCCACAGTGTCGAAACCCACAGTGTCGAATCCCACGGGGCCTGGACGCCCCGCGAACGGGCCAGGATCGGCGGCATCGTCGCCGTCGTCGCCGCCCTGCACATCGCGGGCTGGGCGCTCTACCTCTACTACGCGAACGGCCTGGCCGGGGCCGGGGCGTTCGCGGGCGCCGGGACGCTCGCCTACAGCCTCGGCGTCCGCCACGCCTTCGACGCCGACCACATCGCCGCCATCGACGACACGACCCGGCTCATGATGCAGCGGGGCCGCCGTCCCGTCGGCGTCGGCTTCTTCTTCGCCCTGGGCCACTCGACCGTCGTCCTGGTGCTCGCCATGATCGTCGCGGCCGCCGCGGGAGCGGCGGCGGCCGGGGACGGCGTCGAGGAACTCCGGCACGTCGGCGGCCTGGTGTCCCAGGTGGTCGCCATGTCGTTCCTGCTGCTCGTCGCCGTCCTCAACGCTCTCGTCCTCGCCGGGGTGATCGGCCTGTGGCGCCGGATGACACGCGGCACGCTCGACCGGAACGAGCTGGAGGTGCTGCTGCTCAACCGCGGCCTGCTCAACCGGATGCTCGGCCGCCGGGCGCGCGGGCTGATCCGGTCGTCGTGGCACATGTATCCCGTCGGCATCCTGTTCGGGCTCGGCCTGGAGACCGCCAGCGAGGTCACGTTGCTCGCGCTGTCGGCAGGCACGGCGGCGCAGGGCGGGCTGCCCGCCCTCGCGGTGCTGACCCTGCCCCTGCTGTTCGCGGCCGGGATGACCGCCTGCGACACCGCCGACAGCCTGCTGATGTCGCGCGCCTACTCCTGGGCGCACCGCAGCCCCGCCCGGCGGCTCTACTACAACGCGGCGACGACCGGGATGACCGTCGTCGTGGCCGCCTTCATCGCGAGCGTCTACCTCGCCGGGCTGCTGACCGAGGCAGCCGGGACCGGTGGGCTCGGGGGACTCCGCGGACCTCTCGCGGCGTACGCGTCGCTCGCCGAGCACTTCGAGATGCTCGGCTACGTCATCGTCGCCGCATTCGCCGTCGTCTGGGCGGGCGCCGCCATCGTGTGGCGGCTGTCCGGGCTCGGCCGGAGGTACGCCGAATGA